In Methanococcoides sp. LMO-2, the genomic stretch TTGCATTTTCCTTCGAGGAAATCAACCGCAGTCTGACCGGCTATCTTCCCGCCGACCATTGCAGTGGATATACCTCCGCCATTGGTAGCTATGATATGGCCTGCTGCATCACCGGCAACAAGGGTATCTTTGGTAGCGGTCACTTTCGGAGCACCCCCAACCGGTACAAGACCGGAAACTACTGAAACGATGGAACCACCTTCAAGCTTCTTACTGGCTATCGGGTGCTCGTACATGAACTTCTCAAGATAGTCCCTTGCAGACATCCCGTTCCTGAAAAGGATCTCCCTTATACCGACACCGATATTGGCTGTATCGCCTCCCTGGGAGATAACCCAGGCATAACCACCGGGAACATAATCCTTCCCGAAGAACATCTCAACGGCATCCCTGTCAACGTCCACACCGCTTATTTCATACTCAAATGCAGTTCCTGTGCCCATGGGATCGGGATCACGAACGAGTCCCTTTGCTTTTCCAACAATGGAATTCGGTCCATCGGCACCGATCAGAACTTTTCCGCGTATAGTGTGTTCTCCGAAGACACCATCTACCTCGACAGTAGTACCATTAACTTCAAGGACATTGGTACCTGCCATCAGCTTTGCGCCGCATTTGCCTGCCTCTTTTGCAAGATACTTGTCAAACCTGCGCCTGTCGATGGCATCAGCATCGACCTCAAATTCCTTGGAATACCCATTGGGAGCGATAAAACGCTGTACACTGCTTGAAGCATGGATACATTCCGAAGGTATTGACTCAAGAGTATAAGGAAGCTCTGCACTTGGAACAAGCTCCTGCAGAGTGTCGAGATGAGGAAGGAAACCTCCGCATTGAAGAGGAATTCCGATATCCTTCTTCTTATCAATAAGCAGGACGGATGCACCTGCCTCTGCTGCATACGCTGCAGCTGTGGAACCGGCAGGTCCTGCACCGACAATGATGAGATCATATGAGTTTTCAGGCTTCATGAGGATGTCTTCTATAATAGTGATATATTATAAATCTGTTTCAACCGCTCAGCCATTCATCTAACGGAATGGATAAGTTTATGGCCAGACGAGAGCAAAAGAGGCAATATTAGAAGTTAAAAGCCAAAGCTGGCAAATGATAAGAAATGACGGAAGAAAAAACGTTGTGTAAAAGAATAGATCGCTCTATTCCCTACATTAAAAAAGAAGCTGAGTAATTACTCAGCTACTTCGCCGAAAGCGAACTTGCGCATTACTTTGGTTACCTTGATGGTAACTTCGTCGCCGACGGAGGTGCCAGGTACAAAGATGACGAATCCGCTTACTCTTGCGATGCCGTCTCCTTCCCTTGCGATATCTTCAATTGTTACGTCGTATGTTTCACCAGCTTCTACTGGTGCAGTTGATTCCATGTTGTTGAACAAATATTTCACATCCTTTTGTGATGCTTGAAAGAACTAACTAAGCTGAAAAACATAATGGAAAAAGCAGCACATACGTGAGTAAATACTATTTAATACCTTACGTTCGAAGCAAGAAGTTTACTTTAAAGCAAACGATAGATAGTATGTATTAGATATAAGGATTCTGGTATAGGTAAGGAAAAACAACAGAGGGTTTAGTACCCCCCTCCAACCTGCAAAAGCTCGAAATCCAGCTCCTCAGGAACATTTGCCTTGAATACGAACACATTGCATCTCATATTCCGGGCCTCTGTAATGGCACGCTTCTGAGTATCTGTGATCTCACCATCGGACGTAGTAATGCAGAACATCTTCCTGTCGTTGTTGCTCACAAGGAAATCGAAATCCTCGGAATATGCCTTAAGGAAATCAACGAACTCCTTAAGCTCGTCCCATTTGTTGCACAGGTGGATGTTCTTTGATGCGGAGTTCTCCACATACCAGTCCCTGCTCATGTACGGATAGGCATTGTACTGGTCCACAAGCTCATCAAAGCTTTTGTAGATCCGATCCACATCACGCTTGAGACTTATCCATTTCCAGTTCTGTTGTGCAAAGTACCTTGCTGCCAGAATCTCAACAATTGCTTTTTTATCATCAATATCCAGTTTCATCATAAACACCCGGAAATAAAAACTAAAAGATCAAATATCATCATCCTGTGAATAGCTCCTTCCAAGACGAAGGGCTATTTCAGCTTTTTCAAGCTCGCATCCCAGATAAGATGCATGGTCCACCTTTGATATGAGCTCCATCCTCATAATAGTGTCCATTATATCCCTTGCACTCTTTCCCACAATGGTCGCCTTCTCATGCTGTGCGACGATAACACCACCATTGTCGTCTGCAGATATCCCGATCCTGAAAGGACCAAGTGGATCAAGAGTCCAACCCGCAAACTTCTGTGCCACCACATGCTTCTCCGGCACCTCGACTTCCGGACGGCGGCGTTTCTCCTTAAGACGAAGAAGATCGATCCCAAGATCCTTCGGGGAACTTCCCCTCTCCTTTGCCAGTATCATCATGCTGGCCGCTGTGTTCAGCTCGCTTATGGTACCACGTGTCTTTTCACTGAACTCCGGCGTGAACAGGATACATGAACCCACATCTACAGCAATGCCACACAGAGTTGCATTGACACCCACGGAATCTGCATCGATCAGTTCAGTAACATTACCCACACCAAAGAAGACAGGTATATCCGGATACTTTCCATGGAACCTGGAATATCTTACAATGGATCCGGTTATCCCATGACCGATCGGATCGAGCACAGGATCTGCGATTATATTGCTAATGCCTGCAGACCTGGCGGCATCAATATTTGCAACCAGGCTCTCAAAGCCCTCCCCTGCATCGGGGATCACAACCGCTGCAACATCGGCACCCGCGACTTCCCCTGCAACAGCATCAATATTGCTGGAATTCAAACTCAGCACAAGATCAACACCTTCTTCCAGTGCAGCCCTGATTAACGCAGGTTCCAGCGTATCAATGCTTATGGGAACAGTTGAAACCTCACGGGCTGTGCGGACAGCCCTCCTTATATCATCAGGAGATGCAGTCAGGGAAGCACCAAGATCGATTATGTCTGCACCTTTTTTAATAAAGGAAGCAATCCTCCCGGAAAGCTCATCCTCACCAAAACCGGTTGCATCCACTACTTCAGCCATCACCTTCATCCGCGAGCCGCCACCAAGCTTTACACTTCCAAGCATCATGATAGGTTCAGCGTCCTTCTCGATCTCAGCAAGGGTTTCCAGGGCAATGTCCCTCCACACATCAGTTAGAAGCTCGCATGCCGGAACCTCCAGAGAGAATTCCATTTCACCAACAAAGCGGAGCACATTGCTAAGATCATAAGCATGTTTGGGGCCCAGGTATATCTTGCACCCCAGTTCCTCTGCAACCAGTGAAAAATCCCCGGAACAAAGGCCAGGTACAAAGATCACATCATACTTCTTCTGCTGCTTTTTTAGTTCAGAGAGCAGCCTGTGAGGAGTTAGAAAGGCAGCTACTTCAATATCCAGAACAAGAACATCGGCGTTGTCAACTACAGAGAAACGAACGGTATTCTCTGCAAGCTTGCCTGTTGCGACCAGGATTTCCATGACCTAAGATTAGCTGCATCGTAAAAAAGAATATCCATTGATTAAAATAAGATCAAAAAAGCAGATCAAAAAGTTGTAAAATAGTGATGTTAAAAAGTGGTCTAAAAAAGTGGTGGAATAGGACCGGTGGTATTTCACACCAGCCCCATAGAACAGAACTTACTGAATTATGTCAATTATGGAACCACCGTGTGATCCCTGGGAACCGATCGGTTCAACGACCGTTCTTCGTCCCCGCTCGGCCCGAGAAAAAGAGGAGGACCTCGTGTTGGTGTTTGTGTTTGTTGATGTGTTCTCAACAATACCTGATTGGAACTGAGGACCAAGTACCTGTGCAGACTGCACACCGGTCATGATAGCCATGACACGTACCTTTCCTTCGTAATCGTCCCTGATACGTGCTCCCCAGATGACATTTGCATTTGGTGAAAGCTCATAGGTAAGGGATGCTGCGATCTCTTCTGCTTCCTTCAGGCTAAGGTCTGGACCTCCTGTGATGTGTACAAGGCTGCCTGTTGCACCTCTGTAGTCAACATCAAGGAGTGGGTGATTGAGTGCTGTGCGAACAACATCGTTGCTCTTGTCCTGATTCTTGCTGTCTCCAACAAGCATGACAGCAACGCCACCGCAGCCCATGATAGCACGGATATCTGCGTAGTCAAGGTTGATAAGAGATGGCTGTGTGATAGTCTCAGTGATTCCTTTTACGGTCTCAGCGATAAGCTGGTCCATAACGGAGAATGCCTGCTCGATAGGCAGGTTTGGAACGTAATCAAGAAGCCTGTTGTTGTCAAGAACGATAACTGTGTCAGCTGCCCTGCGGAAGTCCTCAAGACCTTCTTCTGCCTTTACGGTACGTGCGCGCTCTACCCTGAACGGACTGGACACCATACCTACTACGATAGCTCCCTGTTCCTTTGCGATCTCTGCAACAACAGGTGCTACACCGGTACCGGTTCCTCCACCCATACCAGCTGTTACGAAAACAAGGTCACTTTCCTTGAAGATCTCTTCAAGGGTACCGCGTGCAAGCTCTGCAGCTTTTGCACCAACTTCAGGATAACCGCCAGCACCAAGACCTCTTGTAAGGGTCTTACCGACAAGGATCTTCTTGTCAGCACGGATGTGATCCAGATGCTGTTTATCGGTATTAATAGCAATAGTCTCTGCACCTTCGATACCGATGTTGTACAATCGGTTGATGGTGTTGTTTCCAGCACCGCCACAACCAACGATGGTGATCCGAGGCATTCCGAATCCTTCAAACTGGTCGTCTGCTGATACTGACTGTCTGTACTCTCTTTCTTTTTCTGAGTGTTTTAATGCTTCCTGTACTATAGACTGCACGTTCATCCCCTCTCTTGGATATCGCATTCTACTGCAATTTACGTGTTTCCACGCCGACTGTATTCAGATTAATATTATTCTCCTTTCAATAATGTCAGGAGATCTTCCTCTCTTGTCCGCAAGCATCCTTGCGGCCGTCCGTGTTGTAAGCGAACGGTTATGTTCCGGCAAAAATGAAGTTGTATAGAGTAGTCACTACACACATTAGTAACTACTATCGGAAACCCGATAATATTCTTCACATCGCCCTCTCTTGCTGCCAGAAATAAATCTGGCATATGGAACAGACATTATCGACAAATATCCAAACATAAATATTTACCGGATCCATTCCAAGTATGACTGTCGTCTGAAAATACTATTTATAGATATTAATATATAAGGCTATCGACAATTGTCGCAAACGTCTTGGACATCACTGCAATCGATTTGTGTTTCAGCACGATCCAAACTTAGAATATTGTCGAATTTTATCGATCATGCAGGAATAATAGAGCAGACAAAAATCCCAGGTATAATTAAAAGATAGGACGATAAGATATTTTAAATATATTTAATGTTTTGAATACATAGGAATTATTCCAGACCGGGGGAAGATCTGGACCGGACAATAGAAAGTTGAAACATCAAAGGACATGATAGCATGGGAAGATATTCAATAGAAGAATTTATCGATCAGACTGGCCAGAGAGACCTAGGAGAAGGATTATTCGAACTTGAAAGGGACAGGATGCTTGAGCTTAATCTCAATGGCAGGGTCTGGACAAAACGCGGTTCAATGATCGCCTACCTTGGCGATGTAAAGTTCACAAGGGAAGGGGTTCTCGAACACGGTGTTGGCAAGATGCTGAAAAAAGCAGTCACTGGAGAGGGAGTCAGCCTTACCAAAGCAGAAGGAAGGGGAAAAGTATACCTTGCTGACGAAGGTAAGAAGATCTCTATCCTCAAACTGGACAATGATTCCATCTTTGTCAACGGCAATGACCTGCTTGCATTTGAAGACGGGATAAACTGGGACATCAAGATAATGAAGAAGGTCACTGGAATGCTTGCCGGAGGACTTTTCAACGTCAAACTTGAGGGAAGCGGAATGGTTGCCATCACTACACACTATGACCCACTTACACTCCAGGTGACAAAGGACAGACCGGTATTCACCGACCCTAACGCAACGGTCGCATGGTCAGGAAATCTTAAGCCGGACCTTAAAACAGACGTCTCCCTGAAGACATTTGTCGGACGATCAAGCGGAGAAAGTGTACAGATGGCCTTTAAAGGCGAAGGATTTGTCGTGATACAGCCATACGAGGAATTACCATTCCAGACGGCACCTCCGGCCTGAAGTTCAATAACAATAGCAACTTAAAATGAAGGTGCAACAATGCACCTTCCAGACTTTTTCTAACTAAATACTTGATGAAATGCACCTGCGAGCCAGGTTCATCCTTTTGTTATACACTCATAACGTACATCGGCCCGGCTTATTTTTGGCACATCGCCCCACATTCCCATATACTCGCCCTGTACCAGAAGAGCACCGTCAATTCCCGGAACATCCTTCACAACATCAAAAGCCTTCTCCACAGCACCCCTGCCAATATCTGTGGCATTCGACAGGGCAGTTGCTGCAGAATCTGCCAGGGATACATCATCTGAAAAAATCACAGCAGCATCCGCCATACCAAAACTTATGGACGGCCCCACGGTACCCGAAGAAGTGCAGATCCCACGAATTCCGGAGGAAGGTTCGATAACAAGTCCGATATCCTTAATGGAAGAATTACCTGCATAGATCCCAATGATTACCTCCCGGTCATTGATCATGGCAATATCCCCGCCATTATCAACAATGGCATAGGAAGCACCTGCCTCGACCATGGCCTCTACGGCAAGTGACGATATCGTACCTGCGACCGCGCTCAT encodes the following:
- a CDS encoding geranylgeranyl reductase family protein, with amino-acid sequence MKPENSYDLIIVGAGPAGSTAAAYAAEAGASVLLIDKKKDIGIPLQCGGFLPHLDTLQELVPSAELPYTLESIPSECIHASSSVQRFIAPNGYSKEFEVDADAIDRRRFDKYLAKEAGKCGAKLMAGTNVLEVNGTTVEVDGVFGEHTIRGKVLIGADGPNSIVGKAKGLVRDPDPMGTGTAFEYEISGVDVDRDAVEMFFGKDYVPGGYAWVISQGGDTANIGVGIREILFRNGMSARDYLEKFMYEHPIASKKLEGGSIVSVVSGLVPVGGAPKVTATKDTLVAGDAAGHIIATNGGGISTAMVGGKIAGQTAVDFLEGKCKLEDYDERWRKEMGLEIKTAVYVRKLMDNLMRSDSMMSAAIKMIDPEHMKALQCGQLPDAVRKGLLKMNFGIR
- a CDS encoding TRAM domain-containing protein, whose translation is MESTAPVEAGETYDVTIEDIAREGDGIARVSGFVIFVPGTSVGDEVTIKVTKVMRKFAFGEVAE
- a CDS encoding dihydropteroate synthase-like protein, whose protein sequence is MEILVATGKLAENTVRFSVVDNADVLVLDIEVAAFLTPHRLLSELKKQQKKYDVIFVPGLCSGDFSLVAEELGCKIYLGPKHAYDLSNVLRFVGEMEFSLEVPACELLTDVWRDIALETLAEIEKDAEPIMMLGSVKLGGGSRMKVMAEVVDATGFGEDELSGRIASFIKKGADIIDLGASLTASPDDIRRAVRTAREVSTVPISIDTLEPALIRAALEEGVDLVLSLNSSNIDAVAGEVAGADVAAVVIPDAGEGFESLVANIDAARSAGISNIIADPVLDPIGHGITGSIVRYSRFHGKYPDIPVFFGVGNVTELIDADSVGVNATLCGIAVDVGSCILFTPEFSEKTRGTISELNTAASMMILAKERGSSPKDLGIDLLRLKEKRRRPEVEVPEKHVVAQKFAGWTLDPLGPFRIGISADDNGGVIVAQHEKATIVGKSARDIMDTIMRMELISKVDHASYLGCELEKAEIALRLGRSYSQDDDI
- the ftsZ gene encoding cell division protein FtsZ gives rise to the protein MQSIVQEALKHSEKEREYRQSVSADDQFEGFGMPRITIVGCGGAGNNTINRLYNIGIEGAETIAINTDKQHLDHIRADKKILVGKTLTRGLGAGGYPEVGAKAAELARGTLEEIFKESDLVFVTAGMGGGTGTGVAPVVAEIAKEQGAIVVGMVSSPFRVERARTVKAEEGLEDFRRAADTVIVLDNNRLLDYVPNLPIEQAFSVMDQLIAETVKGITETITQPSLINLDYADIRAIMGCGGVAVMLVGDSKNQDKSNDVVRTALNHPLLDVDYRGATGSLVHITGGPDLSLKEAEEIAASLTYELSPNANVIWGARIRDDYEGKVRVMAIMTGVQSAQVLGPQFQSGIVENTSTNTNTNTRSSSFSRAERGRRTVVEPIGSQGSHGGSIIDIIQ
- a CDS encoding AIM24 family protein; translation: MGRYSIEEFIDQTGQRDLGEGLFELERDRMLELNLNGRVWTKRGSMIAYLGDVKFTREGVLEHGVGKMLKKAVTGEGVSLTKAEGRGKVYLADEGKKISILKLDNDSIFVNGNDLLAFEDGINWDIKIMKKVTGMLAGGLFNVKLEGSGMVAITTHYDPLTLQVTKDRPVFTDPNATVAWSGNLKPDLKTDVSLKTFVGRSSGESVQMAFKGEGFVVIQPYEELPFQTAPPA
- a CDS encoding UPF0280 family protein; amino-acid sequence: MKEHFQLKETIVTIVGDEGSHIKAAKDAIALHRAKLESYILRDPYFKITLEPHKCSDDAPEVVKRLVRAGNAMGIGPMSAVAGTISSLAVEAMVEAGASYAIVDNGGDIAMINDREVIIGIYAGNSSIKDIGLVIEPSSGIRGICTSSGTVGPSISFGMADAAVIFSDDVSLADSAATALSNATDIGRGAVEKAFDVVKDVPGIDGALLVQGEYMGMWGDVPKISRADVRYECITKG